The Metamycoplasma gateae genome window below encodes:
- a CDS encoding DNA-processing protein DprA, producing MNIKQPPFVLFYKGNLNLLNIQEEFIYLTGSYETKSINEYINSLKNKDNITFINLFWNGLERKILKRLIKNKSKIVILLPCGIEWGIKNLNLAEFESENCLFISEYPDEYHCTKNSFIARNRINACFSKKLILLSSLDKKFNGVINEFLDQGKDIECLLFNDHLNNDQNIDLINEGATLINKNLEIC from the coding sequence TTGAATATAAAACAGCCTCCGTTTGTCTTATTTTACAAAGGAAATTTAAACCTATTAAACATCCAGGAAGAATTTATATATTTAACAGGTTCATACGAAACTAAATCTATTAATGAATATATTAATTCCTTAAAAAACAAAGATAATATTACCTTTATTAATCTGTTTTGAAATGGGTTGGAAAGAAAGATTTTAAAAAGATTAATTAAAAATAAATCTAAGATTGTTATATTACTTCCTTGTGGAATAGAATGAGGAATTAAAAACTTGAATCTTGCTGAATTCGAAAGTGAGAATTGCTTATTTATATCTGAATATCCGGATGAATATCACTGTACAAAAAATTCTTTTATTGCAAGAAATAGAATTAATGCTTGTTTTAGCAAAAAATTAATCTTGCTTTCTTCATTAGATAAAAAATTTAATGGTGTTATAAATGAATTTTTAGATCAAGGAAAAGATATTGAATGTTTACTGTTTAATGATCATTTAAACAACGATCAAAATATTGATTTAATCAATGAAGGTGCAACATTAATCAATAAGAATCTAGAAATTTGCTAG
- the deoD gene encoding purine-nucleoside phosphorylase — MTPHINAKEGAFAKLVLMPGDPLRAKYIADNYLEDVELVSDVRNVFMYTGYYQGNKISVCASGMGVPSIGIYSYELFDKYGVEAIIRIGSAGSFKADLKNYEIVLASSAYSESNAFRNSIIKGDKNNISIPNHELNELILKNARDLNMNVHFDRILSEDAFYADESVEERIEKSGGAVCVEMEAYGLFTVAEKLNKKAATLLTISDNLVTHEYTTSEERQNSFNDMMKLALSVAKDFQ, encoded by the coding sequence ATGACACCTCATATAAACGCTAAAGAAGGAGCTTTTGCAAAATTGGTTTTAATGCCCGGAGATCCCTTGAGAGCAAAATATATTGCCGATAATTATTTAGAAGATGTTGAACTAGTTTCAGATGTAAGAAACGTTTTTATGTATACTGGATACTATCAAGGCAATAAAATTTCAGTTTGTGCATCAGGAATGGGTGTGCCTTCAATTGGAATATATTCATATGAATTATTTGATAAATACGGAGTTGAAGCCATTATTAGAATAGGTTCTGCTGGTTCATTTAAAGCAGATTTAAAAAATTACGAAATAGTTTTAGCTTCATCTGCTTACAGCGAAAGTAATGCTTTTAGAAATTCAATAATAAAAGGCGATAAAAATAATATTTCAATACCAAATCACGAATTAAATGAATTAATTCTTAAAAATGCTAGAGATCTAAATATGAATGTACATTTTGATCGTATATTAAGTGAGGATGCTTTTTATGCTGACGAAAGCGTCGAAGAAAGAATAGAAAAATCTGGTGGGGCTGTATGTGTTGAAATGGAAGCGTACGGACTATTTACAGTTGCTGAAAAATTAAATAAGAAAGCTGCAACATTATTAACAATTTCTGACAACTTAGTAACACATGAATATACAACTAGTGAAGAAAGACAAAATTCATTTAATGATATGATGAAATTAGCTCTTTCAGTTGCTAAGGATTTTCAATAA
- a CDS encoding thymidine phosphorylase, translating to MRIIDIINKKANKEQLTKEEIDFFIENYVNGNIPDYQASALLMAIRLNSLNEDETSYLTNAMINSGDTIDWSYLNTTIADKHSTGGVGDKVSIVLCPILSALGLTVAKMSGRGLGHTGGTLDKLESISGYNISLSDKEFKNVVENHKMAIVGQNEKLVPADKKIYALRDVTGTVESIPLIASSIMSKKLATGSNCILLDVKCGNGAFMKNLEQAKKLGNLMIQIGKKLNRKIAVEITNMEKPLGRAIGNKIEILEAVETLKGNGPKDFTEIIYSSGATLLLLANKANSEEEAKKQIDEIIKNGKALEKFNEWIKSQNGLVEEIYKEDWFNPKYKHEIISNNEGYLKINSAIEFGLVAMKLGAGRSKKEDSIDFEAGIYLNKTSNDYVNKNDVLFTLYSSKPIDKNLSNDLLNKIEFSNKPFEIKEVLTKLM from the coding sequence ATGAGAATAATAGATATTATTAATAAAAAAGCTAATAAAGAACAGTTAACTAAAGAAGAAATTGACTTTTTTATAGAAAACTATGTAAATGGAAATATTCCAGATTATCAAGCATCTGCACTATTAATGGCAATTAGATTAAATTCATTAAACGAAGATGAAACATCTTATCTAACAAACGCTATGATAAATTCAGGTGATACAATTGATTGATCATATCTAAATACTACAATTGCAGATAAACACTCAACTGGCGGGGTTGGAGATAAAGTAAGTATAGTATTATGCCCTATTTTATCTGCACTAGGCTTAACAGTAGCTAAAATGTCTGGAAGAGGTTTAGGACATACAGGTGGGACACTGGATAAACTAGAATCAATCAGTGGATACAATATTTCATTAAGTGATAAAGAATTTAAAAATGTTGTTGAAAATCACAAGATGGCAATAGTTGGACAAAATGAAAAACTAGTTCCGGCAGATAAAAAAATATATGCATTAAGAGATGTAACAGGAACAGTTGAATCTATCCCTCTAATAGCTTCATCAATTATGTCTAAAAAACTTGCTACTGGATCAAATTGCATATTGTTGGATGTTAAATGTGGTAATGGTGCATTTATGAAAAATTTAGAGCAAGCTAAAAAACTTGGTAATTTGATGATTCAAATAGGAAAAAAATTAAATAGAAAGATTGCTGTTGAAATTACGAATATGGAAAAACCGTTAGGAAGAGCAATCGGAAACAAAATTGAAATATTAGAAGCTGTTGAAACTTTAAAAGGGAATGGTCCAAAGGATTTTACTGAAATTATTTATTCATCAGGAGCTACATTGTTATTATTAGCTAATAAAGCAAATAGTGAAGAAGAAGCAAAAAAACAAATAGACGAAATTATTAAGAATGGTAAGGCCTTAGAAAAATTCAATGAGTGAATAAAATCACAAAATGGACTTGTAGAAGAAATTTACAAAGAGGATTGATTTAACCCGAAATATAAGCACGAGATCATCTCAAATAATGAAGGGTATCTAAAAATAAACTCAGCTATCGAATTTGGTTTAGTAGCGATGAAATTAGGAGCCGGAAGAAGTAAAAAGGAAGACAGTATCGATTTTGAAGCTGGCATCTATTTAAACAAAACATCTAATGATTACGTAAATAAAAATGATGTTCTATTTACACTTTATTCTTCAAAACCTATTGATAAAAATTTATCTAACGATTTATTAAACAAAATAGAGTTTAGCAACAAACCTTTTGAGATTAAAGAAGTTTTAACCAAATTGATGTAA
- the deoC gene encoding deoxyribose-phosphate aldolase, translating to MLNKLIDHTFLSQSGTTKDIDKLIEEAKKYNFKSVCIAPSYIKYAKEQLKETDVLICTVIGFPLGYNVTSVKVFETKIALEHGADEIDMVMNVGRFKDKQYEYVLNEIKAIKEVCGNKVLKVIVETALLTNEEIAKATEIVLQSGADFIKTSTGFSYRGATFDDVKIMKEIAKDDLLIKASGGIKSSEDALKMVELGASRLGTSKSVTIIEGKVDNSSNY from the coding sequence ATGTTAAATAAATTAATTGACCACACATTTTTAAGTCAATCAGGAACAACAAAAGATATAGATAAATTAATAGAAGAAGCAAAAAAATACAATTTTAAATCTGTTTGTATAGCTCCCTCATACATTAAATATGCTAAAGAACAATTAAAAGAAACTGATGTTTTAATTTGTACTGTTATCGGTTTTCCACTTGGATACAATGTTACAAGCGTTAAAGTTTTTGAAACCAAAATTGCCCTTGAACATGGTGCTGACGAAATCGATATGGTAATGAACGTTGGACGTTTTAAAGATAAACAATATGAATACGTTTTAAACGAAATTAAAGCAATAAAAGAAGTTTGTGGAAATAAAGTATTAAAGGTTATTGTTGAAACAGCTCTTTTAACAAACGAAGAAATTGCAAAAGCAACAGAAATAGTATTACAATCTGGAGCTGACTTTATTAAAACATCAACTGGTTTTTCATACAGAGGAGCTACATTCGATGATGTTAAAATAATGAAAGAAATTGCAAAAGACGATTTATTAATTAAGGCCTCAGGTGGCATAAAATCAAGCGAAGATGCTCTAAAAATGGTTGAATTAGGAGCAAGTAGATTAGGAACATCTAAATCTGTAACAATAATTGAAGGAAAAGTAGATAATAGTTCAAACTATTAA
- the upp gene encoding uracil phosphoribosyltransferase: protein MVKIFQHPLINAKLTKMRDKETTHNEFRQNLDEISSLMVYEMLRDYQTKPLVVKTPTGETFAGEQLDKEIVIIPILRAGLGMVNGILELVPQARVGHIGMYRIEETAKVVEYFFKIPEVPKDSYIIIVDPMLATGTSASDAIYKLEKLGFTNIKLICLVGVEKGIDKITAEHPNVDIYLASKDEKLNENNYILPGLGDAGDRVFGTKK, encoded by the coding sequence ATGGTTAAAATTTTTCAGCACCCGTTGATAAATGCTAAATTAACTAAAATGCGTGATAAGGAAACAACGCATAATGAATTTAGGCAAAATCTAGATGAGATATCGTCACTAATGGTTTATGAAATGTTAAGAGATTATCAAACTAAACCATTAGTAGTTAAAACCCCGACTGGCGAAACATTTGCTGGCGAACAATTAGATAAGGAGATAGTTATCATTCCTATCCTAAGAGCTGGCTTAGGAATGGTTAATGGAATTTTGGAATTAGTGCCTCAAGCAAGAGTTGGGCATATTGGTATGTATAGAATTGAAGAGACTGCCAAAGTTGTTGAATATTTCTTTAAAATTCCCGAAGTTCCAAAAGATAGCTACATTATTATTGTCGACCCTATGCTTGCAACAGGAACCTCGGCATCAGATGCTATATATAAGCTGGAAAAATTAGGTTTTACAAACATAAAACTTATTTGTTTGGTTGGTGTCGAAAAAGGAATTGATAAAATAACTGCAGAACATCCAAATGTTGATATTTATCTTGCATCAAAGGATGAAAAACTAAACGAAAATAATTATATTTTACCTGGATTAGGGGATGCAGGAGACCGTGTTTTTGGTACTAAAAAATAA
- a CDS encoding Cof-type HAD-IIB family hydrolase — translation MAFNKQSQKRRFLFAIDLDGTLLADSGAGTIHPKTEEQIKKAVSEGHIISIITGRPWRSTMPVYQKLGLNAIVGNYNGAHIHNPADPFFIPAITYLDLNEVLYILGDEKVKKEISNYAIEGPDWVQLMHRDPNLEKVFGFNQATKFRESINLEKLPLKPTGIVFDCQPTTNVLELLTYLKRRYGDLGEFSSWSKGEGLSPVFDITSIGVDKGKVISLMMRYYNIDIDDTIVIGDSYNDLSMYEIGNVGVAPANAEKAIKQAATVVMPQTNKEGAVGYFIEQFLKNPNKFIQMAKDKKNEAKKKLNMVKADNFFDEENK, via the coding sequence ATGGCTTTTAATAAGCAATCACAAAAAAGAAGATTTTTATTCGCCATCGATCTTGATGGAACATTATTAGCTGATTCAGGAGCTGGGACAATTCATCCAAAAACTGAAGAACAAATTAAAAAAGCAGTAAGTGAAGGACATATTATTTCAATAATAACAGGTAGACCTTGAAGAAGCACTATGCCTGTTTATCAAAAATTAGGACTTAATGCAATTGTTGGTAACTACAATGGTGCTCACATTCATAACCCTGCGGATCCGTTTTTTATACCCGCAATAACTTATTTGGACTTAAATGAAGTTTTATATATTCTAGGAGATGAAAAAGTTAAAAAAGAAATTTCAAATTATGCAATTGAAGGACCTGATTGAGTTCAATTAATGCATAGAGATCCAAATCTTGAAAAAGTTTTTGGCTTTAATCAAGCAACTAAATTTAGAGAATCAATAAACCTAGAAAAACTTCCTCTAAAACCTACTGGAATTGTATTTGATTGTCAACCAACTACAAATGTTTTAGAACTATTGACTTATCTAAAAAGAAGATATGGGGACTTAGGAGAATTTTCATCATGATCTAAAGGTGAAGGATTAAGTCCAGTATTTGATATCACCTCAATCGGTGTTGATAAAGGTAAGGTAATTTCATTAATGATGAGATATTACAACATCGATATCGACGACACTATTGTTATTGGTGATTCATATAACGACTTAAGTATGTATGAAATAGGAAATGTAGGAGTTGCTCCAGCAAATGCTGAGAAAGCTATTAAGCAAGCTGCTACAGTAGTAATGCCTCAAACAAATAAAGAAGGTGCAGTAGGTTACTTTATAGAACAATTTTTAAAGAATCCAAACAAATTTATTCAAATGGCTAAAGATAAAAAAAATGAAGCTAAAAAGAAATTAAATATGGTAAAAGCTGATAACTTTTTTGACGAAGAAAACAAATAA
- a CDS encoding ribonuclease HIII: MIDNLEYIGVDETGVGDYFTPVVSVACFIPEKNLEAIKELGIKDSKKMTDQKIQNVAKYIINNNLVMFKVTTLTQDGYNKLIRVGINNNSVKTLIHYNSISQLNQQINKELPIVIDQYASISNLKKHIDTLENNGILQSCKLLEFNLILETKAEEKFLSVACASVLARYFLLEKMKELKTKYNNFEFKLGASNSIIDLGVEFVKKFGIKELENVSKFSFKTTQKIIEKMNN; this comes from the coding sequence ATGATAGATAACCTTGAATATATCGGTGTTGATGAAACGGGGGTTGGTGATTACTTCACCCCTGTTGTTTCTGTAGCTTGTTTTATTCCAGAAAAAAATCTTGAAGCAATTAAGGAATTAGGAATAAAAGACAGCAAAAAAATGACCGATCAAAAAATTCAAAATGTCGCGAAATATATAATAAATAATAACTTAGTAATGTTTAAGGTTACCACTTTAACACAGGATGGATATAACAAATTAATAAGGGTCGGTATTAATAATAATTCAGTTAAAACATTAATACACTACAATTCAATTTCTCAATTAAATCAACAAATTAATAAGGAATTACCAATAGTAATCGACCAATATGCAAGTATTTCAAACTTAAAAAAACATATTGATACACTTGAGAATAATGGCATTTTACAATCTTGCAAATTATTAGAATTCAACTTAATTTTAGAAACAAAAGCAGAAGAAAAATTTTTATCTGTAGCTTGTGCATCCGTTTTAGCTAGATACTTTCTTTTAGAAAAAATGAAGGAATTAAAAACTAAGTACAATAATTTTGAATTTAAATTAGGGGCAAGTAATTCAATAATTGATTTAGGTGTTGAGTTTGTCAAAAAATTTGGGATTAAGGAACTCGAAAATGTTTCAAAATTTTCATTTAAAACAACCCAAAAAATAATTGAAAAAATGAACAATTAG
- the rpsF gene encoding 30S ribosomal protein S6 gives MSKYEIMILVNPTSTEESVKELLFSVLDEKNTKFERLERTELAYPINKLTRASYYLILTKAQPESIKELTRKFNIDKTILRSLIINLNSEKGLKPRKQKRFTKRIFENRRPSDKSENKETTEERKTESRKTFVKKTEQVEK, from the coding sequence ATGTCAAAATATGAAATTATGATTCTAGTAAACCCTACATCTACAGAAGAAAGTGTAAAAGAACTTTTATTTTCAGTTCTAGACGAAAAAAACACTAAATTCGAAAGATTAGAAAGAACAGAATTAGCATACCCAATTAACAAATTAACACGTGCTTCATATTACTTAATTTTAACAAAAGCACAACCTGAATCAATTAAGGAATTAACAAGAAAATTTAATATTGATAAAACAATTTTAAGATCTTTAATCATTAATTTAAATTCAGAAAAAGGTTTAAAACCTAGAAAACAAAAAAGATTTACAAAAAGAATTTTTGAAAACAGAAGACCTTCAGATAAATCAGAAAACAAAGAAACAACAGAAGAAAGAAAAACTGAATCAAGAAAGACATTTGTTAAAAAAACAGAACAAGTAGAAAAATAA
- a CDS encoding single-stranded DNA-binding protein, whose protein sequence is MNKVILIGRLASKPFKGVTASNVEYSRFTIVVTRTYSAPNTDPVADFIPCVAWRSNASFINKFMDKGSLLLLEGTFQSSKTTDQNGQLVNNYVVNAERIQSLETREQSENRRKNNSKEFSISNEENNILNNPIDEQDSTDAETVYDGLSWDF, encoded by the coding sequence ATGAATAAAGTTATTTTAATAGGTAGATTAGCCTCAAAACCTTTTAAGGGAGTTACTGCTTCAAATGTTGAATATTCAAGATTTACAATCGTAGTAACAAGAACATACTCAGCACCCAACACAGATCCAGTTGCAGATTTTATCCCATGTGTAGCATGAAGATCAAACGCTTCTTTTATCAATAAATTTATGGATAAGGGATCACTTTTACTACTTGAAGGTACTTTTCAATCTTCAAAAACAACTGATCAAAACGGTCAATTAGTAAATAACTATGTTGTTAATGCTGAAAGAATTCAATCTCTTGAAACAAGAGAACAATCAGAAAATAGAAGAAAAAATAACTCAAAAGAATTTAGTATTTCTAATGAAGAAAATAATATTTTAAATAACCCTATCGATGAGCAAGACAGCACTGATGCTGAAACTGTTTATGATGGATTATCATGAGATTTTTAA
- the rpsR gene encoding 30S ribosomal protein S18, whose amino-acid sequence MARIVRKKPFVRKRPCQFCLSKSPVVYVDYKNEELLSKLVNLQGRIISSRITGTCAKHQRAVSLAIKRARLVAILPYIGPVKKEFVKKDAPVAKESKPVVETTQETK is encoded by the coding sequence ATGGCAAGAATTGTACGCAAAAAACCATTCGTTCGTAAACGTCCATGTCAATTTTGTTTAAGCAAATCTCCTGTTGTTTATGTTGATTACAAAAATGAAGAACTATTATCAAAATTAGTAAATCTACAAGGAAGAATTATCTCTTCAAGAATTACTGGAACATGTGCTAAACACCAAAGAGCTGTTTCATTAGCAATTAAGAGAGCAAGATTAGTTGCAATCTTACCTTACATCGGACCAGTTAAAAAAGAATTTGTTAAAAAAGATGCTCCTGTAGCAAAAGAATCAAAACCAGTAGTTGAAACTACACAAGAAACAAAATAA
- a CDS encoding IS30 family transposase: MNYTIKKYNHLTDNERIIIENYLKLNYSLRRISRLIERSVSTLSREIKRNTNSFGTYEFKHASLKTRERSRHKYYFKFVDNQKFKNFSNAFLQKYDKKFFGIKSTYNFIKTSTKHCCPSLRTVFNWINTNNWVIKKYDKLRQYYKKGGKRTASVIKRLVKSADYVFPIWTRPKSIDLRLEFGHWEADLVLGKRANGYNNVLTLTERKTRIGFAKIIQSKSPNIINSELKKIIRDNELEVKTITVDNGIEFEKIGILARWLNIKIYRAEPYASFQRGSNEHWNGILRREFKKGFNFNTITQEKLDSVVNQINNMTREILNWKTPLQTYLEYIK; this comes from the coding sequence ATGAATTATACAATAAAAAAATATAACCATTTAACAGATAATGAAAGAATAATTATTGAAAATTATTTAAAGTTAAATTATTCTCTTCGTAGGATTTCGAGATTAATCGAGCGAAGTGTTTCGACCCTAAGTAGAGAAATAAAGAGGAATACAAATAGTTTTGGAACTTATGAATTTAAACACGCTAGTTTAAAAACAAGAGAAAGATCAAGACATAAGTATTATTTTAAATTCGTGGATAACCAAAAATTCAAAAATTTTTCTAACGCTTTTTTACAAAAATATGACAAAAAGTTTTTTGGTATAAAGTCAACATATAATTTTATAAAAACTAGCACAAAACACTGTTGTCCTTCTTTAAGAACGGTTTTTAATTGAATAAACACTAATAATTGAGTTATAAAAAAGTACGATAAATTAAGACAATATTATAAAAAAGGTGGTAAAAGAACAGCATCCGTAATAAAACGGCTTGTAAAATCTGCTGATTATGTTTTTCCAATATGAACTAGACCTAAATCTATAGATTTAAGACTTGAATTTGGACACTGAGAAGCAGATCTAGTTTTAGGAAAGAGAGCCAATGGATATAATAATGTTTTAACTTTAACTGAAAGAAAAACAAGAATAGGGTTTGCAAAAATAATACAAAGCAAATCACCAAATATAATTAATTCAGAGTTAAAAAAGATTATAAGAGATAATGAATTAGAAGTAAAAACAATAACAGTAGACAATGGTATTGAATTTGAAAAAATAGGTATTTTAGCCAGATGATTAAATATAAAGATTTATAGAGCTGAACCTTATGCATCTTTTCAAAGAGGCTCAAATGAACATTGAAATGGAATTTTGAGAAGAGAATTCAAAAAAGGTTTTAACTTTAATACTATAACTCAAGAAAAACTTGACTCAGTTGTTAACCAAATAAATAATATGACGCGGGAAATATTAAATTGGAAGACACCATTACAAACCTATTTAGAATATATTAAATAA
- a CDS encoding replication-associated recombination protein A, which yields MKINLASKLRPNNLDDFICNNSKNKLFKSIIKNKDYSSFIFYGTPGSGKSTIANILANSLNANYDYFNAAIGKKEDLIIKIKNNDILIIDEIHRLNKDKQDILLPYLEDGFITMYATTTENPYFKINPALRSRAHVIEIDSPTKDDIKKRLTKIANDLNLNWLKNNEIQNFISSVSNSDFRSAINLVELIDKITDEKDVTLDIIKDIVPSNNFYSDKNGDSHYNLLSAFHKSLRGSDPDASLYWGLLILKTGNVDDLFRRMLCVAYEDIGLANPIIGVETNQAISAFERLGLPEGYLPIGFAILNLALSPKSNSTYLAINSIKNQLETGNIFQPPAHLKDAHYSSAVKLNRGINYQYPHDFKNNWVKQQYLPDELKKFKAYFKQQQGWEEKINKYWDNIKNNKEEL from the coding sequence ATGAAAATTAATCTAGCTAGCAAGTTACGTCCAAATAATTTAGATGATTTTATTTGTAATAATTCAAAAAATAAATTATTCAAATCAATAATAAAAAATAAGGATTATTCTTCATTTATTTTTTATGGCACACCCGGAAGTGGAAAAAGCACAATCGCAAATATACTTGCTAATTCCTTGAATGCAAACTATGATTATTTTAATGCTGCTATTGGAAAAAAAGAAGATTTAATAATAAAAATAAAGAATAATGACATTTTAATAATCGATGAGATACATCGACTAAATAAAGATAAACAAGATATCTTACTTCCTTATTTAGAAGATGGTTTTATTACAATGTATGCAACCACAACAGAAAATCCCTATTTTAAAATTAATCCGGCTTTGCGTTCTAGAGCACACGTAATTGAAATCGATTCACCCACAAAAGATGATATTAAAAAAAGATTAACTAAGATTGCAAATGATTTAAATCTAAATTGACTAAAAAATAATGAAATACAAAATTTCATTTCGTCAGTATCAAATAGTGATTTTAGAAGCGCAATTAATTTAGTTGAACTTATTGACAAGATTACTGACGAAAAAGATGTAACTTTAGACATAATAAAGGACATTGTTCCTTCGAATAATTTTTATAGCGATAAAAATGGTGATAGTCATTATAACCTACTGAGTGCATTTCATAAATCTCTTCGTGGTTCGGACCCTGATGCATCATTATATTGAGGCTTGCTAATTTTAAAAACTGGAAATGTGGATGATTTATTTAGAAGAATGTTATGTGTAGCATATGAAGATATAGGTTTAGCTAATCCAATAATTGGAGTCGAAACAAATCAAGCTATCTCCGCATTTGAAAGACTTGGACTACCAGAAGGATATTTACCAATTGGATTTGCAATCCTAAACTTAGCACTATCACCGAAATCTAATTCAACATATTTAGCAATAAATAGCATAAAAAATCAGTTAGAAACTGGAAATATATTTCAACCACCAGCACACTTAAAAGATGCCCATTATTCTTCGGCAGTTAAACTAAATAGAGGAATAAATTATCAATATCCCCACGATTTTAAAAACAACTGAGTAAAACAGCAATACTTACCTGATGAACTTAAAAAATTTAAAGCTTATTTTAAACAGCAACAGGGCTGAGAAGAAAAAATAAATAAGTATTGAGATAATATTAAAAATAATAAGGAGGAATTATAA
- the pheS gene encoding phenylalanine--tRNA ligase subunit alpha yields MFDLDKIKNIEDLKLLKNQFNNSAELKDLMEQLKTASKEDKPKIGIKIQQLKKEAEDFFEAAKEKINNIEIQTKLKNDFVDFATPVQFEGSIHPINLVSQRFREWLLLNGYIELNYSEIENDKYNFENLNIPSTHPAREMQDSLYLNQQELLRTHNTGISARALELYANEEFSQFSIGKVYRNDEEDRTHTHQFTQLDLVSVGNVSFSSLMYTLQEMLSYVLEEKIKIRLRPSYFPFTEPSVEVDVFFKNRWIEVLGAGMLNEKVLKAAGYTNTMNGFAAGIGIERITMIKYGIDDIRELYTNDKRFLKQFK; encoded by the coding sequence ATGTTTGATTTAGACAAAATAAAAAATATCGAAGATTTAAAACTGTTAAAAAATCAATTCAACAATTCTGCTGAATTAAAAGACTTGATGGAACAATTAAAAACTGCAAGTAAAGAAGACAAACCAAAAATTGGTATAAAAATTCAACAACTAAAAAAAGAAGCAGAAGATTTTTTTGAAGCTGCAAAAGAAAAAATTAATAACATCGAAATTCAAACAAAACTTAAAAATGATTTTGTGGATTTTGCAACTCCTGTTCAATTTGAAGGATCGATACATCCAATTAATTTAGTGTCGCAAAGATTTAGAGAATGACTTTTATTAAATGGATATATTGAACTAAATTATTCTGAAATTGAAAATGATAAATATAATTTCGAAAACTTAAATATACCTTCGACACATCCTGCAAGAGAAATGCAAGATTCACTATACCTAAATCAACAAGAATTATTAAGAACACATAACACAGGTATTAGTGCTCGTGCACTCGAACTATATGCTAACGAAGAATTTTCACAATTTTCAATTGGTAAAGTTTATAGAAATGATGAAGAAGATAGAACACACACACATCAATTTACTCAATTAGATTTAGTTAGTGTTGGTAATGTATCATTTTCTTCATTAATGTATACCTTACAGGAAATGCTTTCATATGTATTAGAAGAAAAAATAAAAATTAGATTAAGACCTTCTTATTTCCCTTTTACTGAGCCTAGTGTGGAAGTTGATGTATTTTTTAAAAATAGATGAATCGAAGTATTGGGAGCTGGTATGTTGAACGAAAAAGTTTTAAAAGCTGCTGGATATACAAATACAATGAACGGATTTGCTGCTGGAATTGGTATTGAAAGAATAACAATGATTAAATACGGAATTGATGATATTAGAGAACTATACACAAACGACAAAAGATTTTTAAAACAATTTAAATAG